Proteins encoded within one genomic window of Bemisia tabaci chromosome 2, PGI_BMITA_v3:
- the LOC109034196 gene encoding uncharacterized protein isoform X1 produces MSSINEVTPEELPHSMATAANEFVASNPSVFYQDEPDVIDVEEQLEEAPSEPVPHVLNPFSCNFEELIALHQEAPTDTTPMSKPSFNNLQHETSTDQAPDNNALCKRQYQKPISKKKQRIQRLMLNAAAAKFQLDLLKKEGPSFHHQTFLRREAANESRELTFANLLKTELICLHNPNIFNCKKLLNSVVQLEPLTFDAMVKNRASADSLNYFLVWNKQSRMSKLGTHKHNKPITKVTVPVETQNTNKPITKVTVPVETQITVAKDMKTHIQAKLSLLVQGQRYVGANLPCYINSKELKEEGRSVTPEERTQVSENLNSVSKESKVLLKDLKFEKVVKVGNRIIPTSEILAQLHMKEQNIQNAPLSPFSDSNDISSSNNSASCGQSDGGNSNNEVPRLRIRKDLFASFSPSKGNPQFSFPHVIYDSNNVAGHVTGTRENSSPAMTLKLCPLINQLKSKLSGQASSLTANKVISNHDAVLNSKFPASVSNNLSSSKENQPKQFQSSNIQPSSKTGPWRISVDAEDSESTASEPIVNNSGKRPEILNNRRKSSNKTSPHELADGKSAEKDSPASASIRSRSGSVASEKSKCNESKSAEVEEVSFSKSSDVPDLGISNSSDVGNDGESGTKNEERSPASPKRRSRSGSGSMTSKDCENGSNSMEVEETSMSRSSDTPNIVKSKSPVLQNTDTSESHNEKELKESGPQTTNAQRSMSTENQVISSKVNPCKRSKSSDDVDNVTSWKRSKPSEAEKISTAIFDITSSSLPKSVMEDVLSVDGTFDLEISKEGVTPWRNIRTLSGKEVQKRCGSLIQQVFGPENVTDTFDMNANMFSSVVTSNFKSTSEGLSSSLDSVSTGKLNQRYQKLEASFIRLQVELFDVVKNVPVCEMFGEYHLDGNLDSETSDDEIVKNKSADLKVINVSKRAAKKISCSPKKRRKSSKIPAGASIQGDDCSVALHNLQEEKNYTLKNLTLSSRKSWNSTSAVETSGNSGIEPLPVLRHLGKPVVDEKLSVKEPFIKVLRLNYEEVKDGISVFDLGRIPSTTSCSISGNRRKQGKPRKYDFNINKTKGVKSTSQLVSDLHFMVRNPKKRIN; encoded by the exons ATGTCTAGCATTAATGAAGTAACACCAGAGGAACTTCCTCATTCAATGGCTACAGCAGCCAATGAATTTGTTGCCTCTAACCCATCTGTATTCTACCAAGATGAACCTGATGTAATTGATGTGGAGGAGCAGCTGGAGGAGGCTCCAAGTGAACCTGTCCCACATGTTCTCAATccgttttcttgtaattttgaggA GCTCATTGCTCTCCATCAAGAAGCACCAACTGACACAACCCCGATGAGCAAACCAAGTTTCAACAATCTTCAACATGAAACATCAACAGACCAAGCTCCAGATAACAATGCACTATGCAAACGTCAATACCAAAAGC CAATCtctaaaaagaaacaaagaatTCAGCGGCTAATGTTGAACGCTGCTGCAGCAAAATTTCAGCTAGATTTACTTAAAAAGGAGGGTCCATCATTTCATCATCAAACATTCTTAAGGAGGGAAGCTGCCAATGAATCAAGGGAACTTACATTTGCAAATCTCTTGAAGACTGAGTTGATATGTTTGCATAACccaaatattttcaattgtaaaaaattgttgaatagtGTAGTTCAGTTAGAGCCGCTGACTTTTGATGCAATGGTGAAAAATCGTGCTAGTGCGGATTCTCTTAATTATTTCTTGGTATGGAATAAACAATCAAGAATGTCGAAGCTAGGCACTCATAAACATAACAAACCAATCACAAAGGTGACCGTCCCTGTAGAAACACAAAATACCAACAAACCAATCACAAAGGTGACCGTCCCTGTAGAAACACAAATTACCGTAGCTAAGGACATGAAAACCCACATTCAAGCAAAATTAAGTCTACTTGTCCAAGGACAGCGGTATGTTGGTGCAAATTTACCATGTTATATCAATAGTAAAGAATTGAAAGAAGAAGGTAGAAGTGTTACCCCTGAAGAGAGAACTCAGGTCTCGGAAAATCTGAATAGTGTCTCAAAAGAGTCGAAGGTACTCTTGAAAGATCTCAAGTTTGAAAAAGTAGTAAAGGTCGGCAACCGAATCATTCCTACATCTGAAATACTTGCGCAGCTGCATATGAAGGAGCAAAACATTCAAAACGCACCTCTCAGCCCCTTTTCAGATTCGAATGACATTTCTTCATCGAACAATTCAGCTTCTTGTGGTCAAAGTGATGGGGGAAATTCAAACAATGAAGTGCCACGATTAAGAATCAGGAAAGATTTGTTTGCATCATTTTCGCCATCAAAGGGTAACCCACAATTTAGCTTTCCTCACGTCATTTATGACTCAAATAATGTTGCGGGACATGTGACTGGAACAAGGGAAAATTCCTCACCAGCAATGACTTTgaaactttgccccctcataaATCAGTTGAAAAGCAAGCTTTCAGGGCAGGCCTCATCACTTACAGCAAACAAAGTGATCAGCAACCATGATGCCGTATTGAATAGTAAGTTCCCAGCCTCTGTAAGTAATAATCTAAGTTCTTCtaaagaaaatcaaccaaaacaATTTCAGAGTTCAAATATTCAGCCCAGCTCAAAGACTGGACCTTGGAGAATATCGGTAGATGCAGAGGATTCAGAGAGCACAGCATCTGAACCCATCGTTAACAACTCTGGGAAACGACCTGAGATTTTGAATAACAGGCGAAAATCCTCAAACAAAACGAGTCCACATGAACTTGCAGAtggaaaaagtgcagaaaaagATAGCCCAGCATCAGCAAGTATCAGGAGTAGAAGTGGTTCTGTGGCTTCTGAAAAATCTAAATGTAATGAATCGAAGTCAGCAGAGGTTGAAGAagtcagtttttcaaaatcttctgaTGTTCCAGATCTTGGCATATCCAATTCATCAGATGTTGGTAATGATGGTGAATCAGGAACAAAGAATGAAGAACGCAGCCCAGCATCACCGAAAAGAAGGAGTAGGAGTGGGAGTGGCTCTATGACTTCCAAAGACTGTGAAAATGGATCAAATTCGATGGAAGTTGAAGAAACTAGTATGTCAAGGTCTTCAGATACTCCAAACATTGTCAAATCAAAATCACCAGTTCTTCAAAACACTGACACATCAGAATCACATAATGAGAAAGAGTTGAAGGAATCAGGGCCTCAAACGACAAATGCCCAAAGGAGTATGTCTACGGAAAATCAAGTGATAAGCTCTAAAGTAAATCCATGTAAAAGATCTAAATCTTCAGATGATGTAGATAATGTTACTTCATGGAAAAGGTCAAAACCCTCTGAAGCAGAAAAAATCTCAACTGCAATTTTTGATATCACCAGCAGCAGTCTTCCCAAATCTGTCATGGAGGATGTTTTATCTGTTGATGGAACATTCGATTTAGAGATCAGTAAGGAAGGTGTTACACCGTGGAGGAATATCAGAACCTTATCAGGAAAAGAAGTGCAGAAACGGTGTGGTTCTCTAATACAACAAGTTTTTGGCCCTGAGAATGTAACTGATACTTTTGATATGAATGCAAATATGTTTTCCTCAGTTGTCACTTCCAATTTCAAATCCACCAGTGAAGGCCTTTCCAGTAGCCTAGACAGTGTTTCCACTGGAAAGCTTAATCAAAGGTATCAAAAGCTGGAAGCCTCATTTATTCGTCTCCAAGTGGAACTATTTGATGTTGTAAAAAATGTTCCTGTGTGCGAAATGTTCGGAGAATATCATTTAGATGGAAATCTCGATTCAGAGACATCAGATgatgaaattgtaaaaaataaatcagcagATCTCAAAGTTATCAATGTCTCCAAAAGGGCAGCAAAGAAAATTTCGTGCTCACCTAAGAAACGAAGAAAATCTAGCAAAATCCCTGCTGGAGCTTCAATTCAAGGAGATGACTGTAGTGTTGCTCTTCATAAtttgcaagaagaaaaaaattacacactgaaaaatttaaccttATCTTCAAGGAAAAGTTGGAATTCCACAAGTGCTGTTGAAACTAGCGGTAATTCTGGGATTGAACCACTTCCTGTTCTGAGGCACTTAGGAAAACCTGTGGTAGATGAAAAACTCAGTGTCAAAGAACCATTCATCAAAGTTTTACGACTAAACTATGAGGAAGTGAAGGATGGAATATCTGTTTTTGATCTTGGAAGAATTCCCTCTACTACAAGTTGTTCAATCTCAGGCA ATAGGCGGAAACAAGGCAAACCTCGCAAATATGATTTCAACATAAACAA AACTAAAGGAGTCAAAAGTACATCCCAGCTGGTGTCCGATCTGCATTTTATGGTGCGTAatccaaaaaaaagaatcaa CTAG
- the LOC109034196 gene encoding uncharacterized protein isoform X2, with protein sequence MSSINEVTPEELPHSMATAANEFVASNPSVFYQDEPDVIDVEEQLEEAPSEPVPHVLNPFSCNFEELIALHQEAPTDTTPMSKPSFNNLQHETSTDQAPDNNALCKRQYQKPISKKKQRIQRLMLNAAAAKFQLDLLKKEGPSFHHQTFLRREAANESRELTFANLLKTELICLHNPNIFNCKKLLNSVVQLEPLTFDAMVKNRASADSLNYFLVWNKQSRMSKLGTHKHNKPITKVTVPVETQNTNKPITKVTVPVETQITVAKDMKTHIQAKLSLLVQGQRYVGANLPCYINSKELKEEGRSVTPEERTQVSENLNSVSKESKVLLKDLKFEKVVKVGNRIIPTSEILAQLHMKEQNIQNAPLSPFSDSNDISSSNNSASCGQSDGGNSNNEVPRLRIRKDLFASFSPSKGNPQFSFPHVIYDSNNVAGHVTGTRENSSPAMTLKLCPLINQLKSKLSGQASSLTANKVISNHDAVLNSKFPASVSNNLSSSKENQPKQFQSSNIQPSSKTGPWRISVDAEDSESTASEPIVNNSGKRPEILNNRRKSSNKTSPHELADGKSAEKDSPASASIRSRSGSVASEKSKCNESKSAEVEEVSFSKSSDVPDLGISNSSDVGNDGESGTKNEERSPASPKRRSRSGSGSMTSKDCENGSNSMEVEETSMSRSSDTPNIVKSKSPVLQNTDTSESHNEKELKESGPQTTNAQRSMSTENQVISSKVNPCKRSKSSDDVDNVTSWKRSKPSEAEKISTAIFDITSSSLPKSVMEDVLSVDGTFDLEISKEGVTPWRNIRTLSGKEVQKRCGSLIQQVFGPENVTDTFDMNANMFSSVVTSNFKSTSEGLSSSLDSVSTGKLNQRYQKLEASFIRLQVELFDVVKNVPVCEMFGEYHLDGNLDSETSDDEIVKNKSADLKVINVSKRAAKKISCSPKKRRKSSKIPAGASIQGDDCSVALHNLQEEKNYTLKNLTLSSRKSWNSTSAVETSGNSGIEPLPVLRHLGKPVVDEKLSVKEPFIKVLRLNYEEVKDGISVFDLGRIPSTTSCSISGNRRKQGKPRKYDFNINKTKGVKSTSQLVSDLHFMLGASC encoded by the exons ATGTCTAGCATTAATGAAGTAACACCAGAGGAACTTCCTCATTCAATGGCTACAGCAGCCAATGAATTTGTTGCCTCTAACCCATCTGTATTCTACCAAGATGAACCTGATGTAATTGATGTGGAGGAGCAGCTGGAGGAGGCTCCAAGTGAACCTGTCCCACATGTTCTCAATccgttttcttgtaattttgaggA GCTCATTGCTCTCCATCAAGAAGCACCAACTGACACAACCCCGATGAGCAAACCAAGTTTCAACAATCTTCAACATGAAACATCAACAGACCAAGCTCCAGATAACAATGCACTATGCAAACGTCAATACCAAAAGC CAATCtctaaaaagaaacaaagaatTCAGCGGCTAATGTTGAACGCTGCTGCAGCAAAATTTCAGCTAGATTTACTTAAAAAGGAGGGTCCATCATTTCATCATCAAACATTCTTAAGGAGGGAAGCTGCCAATGAATCAAGGGAACTTACATTTGCAAATCTCTTGAAGACTGAGTTGATATGTTTGCATAACccaaatattttcaattgtaaaaaattgttgaatagtGTAGTTCAGTTAGAGCCGCTGACTTTTGATGCAATGGTGAAAAATCGTGCTAGTGCGGATTCTCTTAATTATTTCTTGGTATGGAATAAACAATCAAGAATGTCGAAGCTAGGCACTCATAAACATAACAAACCAATCACAAAGGTGACCGTCCCTGTAGAAACACAAAATACCAACAAACCAATCACAAAGGTGACCGTCCCTGTAGAAACACAAATTACCGTAGCTAAGGACATGAAAACCCACATTCAAGCAAAATTAAGTCTACTTGTCCAAGGACAGCGGTATGTTGGTGCAAATTTACCATGTTATATCAATAGTAAAGAATTGAAAGAAGAAGGTAGAAGTGTTACCCCTGAAGAGAGAACTCAGGTCTCGGAAAATCTGAATAGTGTCTCAAAAGAGTCGAAGGTACTCTTGAAAGATCTCAAGTTTGAAAAAGTAGTAAAGGTCGGCAACCGAATCATTCCTACATCTGAAATACTTGCGCAGCTGCATATGAAGGAGCAAAACATTCAAAACGCACCTCTCAGCCCCTTTTCAGATTCGAATGACATTTCTTCATCGAACAATTCAGCTTCTTGTGGTCAAAGTGATGGGGGAAATTCAAACAATGAAGTGCCACGATTAAGAATCAGGAAAGATTTGTTTGCATCATTTTCGCCATCAAAGGGTAACCCACAATTTAGCTTTCCTCACGTCATTTATGACTCAAATAATGTTGCGGGACATGTGACTGGAACAAGGGAAAATTCCTCACCAGCAATGACTTTgaaactttgccccctcataaATCAGTTGAAAAGCAAGCTTTCAGGGCAGGCCTCATCACTTACAGCAAACAAAGTGATCAGCAACCATGATGCCGTATTGAATAGTAAGTTCCCAGCCTCTGTAAGTAATAATCTAAGTTCTTCtaaagaaaatcaaccaaaacaATTTCAGAGTTCAAATATTCAGCCCAGCTCAAAGACTGGACCTTGGAGAATATCGGTAGATGCAGAGGATTCAGAGAGCACAGCATCTGAACCCATCGTTAACAACTCTGGGAAACGACCTGAGATTTTGAATAACAGGCGAAAATCCTCAAACAAAACGAGTCCACATGAACTTGCAGAtggaaaaagtgcagaaaaagATAGCCCAGCATCAGCAAGTATCAGGAGTAGAAGTGGTTCTGTGGCTTCTGAAAAATCTAAATGTAATGAATCGAAGTCAGCAGAGGTTGAAGAagtcagtttttcaaaatcttctgaTGTTCCAGATCTTGGCATATCCAATTCATCAGATGTTGGTAATGATGGTGAATCAGGAACAAAGAATGAAGAACGCAGCCCAGCATCACCGAAAAGAAGGAGTAGGAGTGGGAGTGGCTCTATGACTTCCAAAGACTGTGAAAATGGATCAAATTCGATGGAAGTTGAAGAAACTAGTATGTCAAGGTCTTCAGATACTCCAAACATTGTCAAATCAAAATCACCAGTTCTTCAAAACACTGACACATCAGAATCACATAATGAGAAAGAGTTGAAGGAATCAGGGCCTCAAACGACAAATGCCCAAAGGAGTATGTCTACGGAAAATCAAGTGATAAGCTCTAAAGTAAATCCATGTAAAAGATCTAAATCTTCAGATGATGTAGATAATGTTACTTCATGGAAAAGGTCAAAACCCTCTGAAGCAGAAAAAATCTCAACTGCAATTTTTGATATCACCAGCAGCAGTCTTCCCAAATCTGTCATGGAGGATGTTTTATCTGTTGATGGAACATTCGATTTAGAGATCAGTAAGGAAGGTGTTACACCGTGGAGGAATATCAGAACCTTATCAGGAAAAGAAGTGCAGAAACGGTGTGGTTCTCTAATACAACAAGTTTTTGGCCCTGAGAATGTAACTGATACTTTTGATATGAATGCAAATATGTTTTCCTCAGTTGTCACTTCCAATTTCAAATCCACCAGTGAAGGCCTTTCCAGTAGCCTAGACAGTGTTTCCACTGGAAAGCTTAATCAAAGGTATCAAAAGCTGGAAGCCTCATTTATTCGTCTCCAAGTGGAACTATTTGATGTTGTAAAAAATGTTCCTGTGTGCGAAATGTTCGGAGAATATCATTTAGATGGAAATCTCGATTCAGAGACATCAGATgatgaaattgtaaaaaataaatcagcagATCTCAAAGTTATCAATGTCTCCAAAAGGGCAGCAAAGAAAATTTCGTGCTCACCTAAGAAACGAAGAAAATCTAGCAAAATCCCTGCTGGAGCTTCAATTCAAGGAGATGACTGTAGTGTTGCTCTTCATAAtttgcaagaagaaaaaaattacacactgaaaaatttaaccttATCTTCAAGGAAAAGTTGGAATTCCACAAGTGCTGTTGAAACTAGCGGTAATTCTGGGATTGAACCACTTCCTGTTCTGAGGCACTTAGGAAAACCTGTGGTAGATGAAAAACTCAGTGTCAAAGAACCATTCATCAAAGTTTTACGACTAAACTATGAGGAAGTGAAGGATGGAATATCTGTTTTTGATCTTGGAAGAATTCCCTCTACTACAAGTTGTTCAATCTCAGGCA ATAGGCGGAAACAAGGCAAACCTCGCAAATATGATTTCAACATAAACAA AACTAAAGGAGTCAAAAGTACATCCCAGCTGGTGTCCGATCTGCATTTTATG CTAGGGGCGAGCTGCTAA